A genome region from Rhizobium sp. N324 includes the following:
- a CDS encoding EVE domain-containing protein gives MAKAWIAVASAEHVRIGRQAGFMQVCHGKASPLRRITPGDRVIYYSPTVVFGGKDRLQAFTAIGMARDGALYQVEMESGFRPWRRDVDWQPAQETSIRSLLGRLAFTRVGPNWGYQLRFGLFGIGDEDADMIAEAMSHANPNTMLRDVAA, from the coding sequence ATGGCCAAAGCCTGGATCGCCGTCGCCTCCGCAGAGCATGTGCGCATCGGCCGTCAAGCCGGCTTCATGCAGGTCTGCCACGGCAAGGCATCACCCCTCAGGCGGATCACGCCCGGGGATCGCGTGATCTATTATTCGCCCACCGTGGTCTTTGGCGGCAAGGACCGCCTTCAGGCTTTCACCGCGATCGGCATGGCCCGCGACGGCGCGCTTTACCAGGTGGAGATGGAAAGCGGTTTCAGGCCCTGGCGGCGGGATGTCGACTGGCAGCCTGCGCAGGAAACCTCGATCCGGTCGCTGCTCGGCCGCCTCGCCTTCACCAGGGTCGGCCCCAATTGGGGCTATCAGCTCCGCTTCGGTTTGTTCGGCATCGGCGACGAGGATGCCGATATGATCGCGGAAGCGATGAGCCATGCCAATCCGAATACCATGCTTCGCGACGTCGCGGCGTGA
- a CDS encoding VOC family protein: MTASNSILLYVTDAPASARFYAKLLGTEPVEASETFAMFILPSGLGLGLWGKAGVEPAPAAAGGGSEIGFKVAATDMVDATHTDWQAKGANIVMAPTDLDFGRSFVAADPDGHRLRVYTVTEV, translated from the coding sequence ATGACGGCCAGCAACAGCATTCTTCTCTACGTGACCGACGCGCCGGCGAGCGCCCGCTTCTACGCCAAGCTGCTCGGCACGGAGCCGGTGGAAGCGAGCGAGACCTTCGCCATGTTCATCTTGCCCTCCGGCCTGGGGCTCGGTCTCTGGGGCAAAGCGGGCGTCGAGCCCGCGCCGGCAGCGGCGGGCGGCGGCTCCGAAATTGGGTTCAAGGTCGCCGCCACCGACATGGTCGATGCGACCCATACTGACTGGCAGGCCAAGGGCGCGAATATCGTCATGGCCCCGACCGATCTCGATTTCGGCCGAAGCTTCGTCGCCGCCGATCCCGATGGGCACCGCCTGCGCGTCTACACCGTGACGGAGGTTTGA
- a CDS encoding SDR family NAD(P)-dependent oxidoreductase encodes MQHVANAETQTSLVGKLNGAAAKRALITGASSGMGLEYAELLAAQKVNLVLAARRREPMEKLAIELRQKYGVEIVVEPIDLAVPGAAARLKSSLDDKSLQIDILVNNAGYGLHGDFLDTPLERTTDMIQLNITAVTELSFIFGQHMATRGSGQILLIGSILAFQPVPGFSAYAATKSYVLSFGEALHDELSPRGVTVTCLCPGHTETGFDSAASAPVSRMLRLLTMKPRPVAESGLRALSQGKPSVVAGFMNKIIIFSNRLTPRSMQRAVMKSVTGG; translated from the coding sequence ATGCAACACGTTGCTAACGCGGAAACGCAAACGTCCCTCGTAGGAAAATTGAATGGTGCCGCAGCGAAGCGGGCCCTGATCACCGGTGCGTCCAGTGGCATGGGTCTCGAATACGCCGAACTTTTGGCAGCGCAGAAGGTAAATCTCGTGCTCGCCGCCCGGCGCAGGGAGCCGATGGAGAAGCTGGCCATAGAGCTTCGGCAGAAATATGGTGTCGAGATCGTCGTCGAACCGATCGATCTTGCAGTCCCTGGTGCTGCCGCTCGCTTGAAAAGCAGTCTGGACGACAAGTCGCTGCAGATCGATATTCTGGTGAACAATGCCGGGTATGGGTTGCATGGGGACTTTCTGGACACCCCGCTGGAGCGCACGACCGATATGATACAGCTCAACATCACGGCGGTAACGGAACTGAGCTTTATCTTCGGACAGCATATGGCAACCCGCGGGTCGGGACAGATACTTCTCATAGGGAGCATTCTGGCATTCCAACCCGTCCCTGGGTTTTCTGCCTATGCAGCAACGAAGTCTTACGTGCTGTCGTTTGGAGAAGCTTTGCACGACGAACTCAGCCCTCGAGGCGTGACTGTCACCTGCCTTTGCCCAGGACACACCGAAACCGGATTCGATTCGGCCGCTAGCGCCCCTGTTTCGCGCATGCTGCGCCTTCTGACGATGAAGCCCCGCCCCGTCGCCGAAAGCGGTCTCCGCGCGCTGTCACAAGGCAAGCCCTCCGTAGTTGCCGGGTTCATGAACAAGATCATCATATTTTCAAATCGCCTGACACCGCGTTCGATGCAACGAGCCGTCATGAAAAGCGTTACGGGCGGATAG
- a CDS encoding TetR/AcrR family transcriptional regulator, which yields MQATPHRPYHHGDLRRAIIETALDMLRTEKDWQFTLREVARRAGVSHAAPYKHFPDRTALLVELAMIGFDRLREALVKAKPEAPRSLLEEITPISLAYVAFGTDNPALYRLMFSAEEGRAVGMHLDQRALAVFDVVLDMLGRGQAAGTIRKRPVRGQATAAWALIHGITLLAIDGLLVPEKVGSAPLEAAIATLVDGLAIPQPNT from the coding sequence ATGCAGGCTACACCCCACCGCCCCTATCATCACGGTGATCTCCGCCGTGCGATTATTGAAACTGCTCTGGACATGCTTCGGACAGAGAAGGACTGGCAGTTCACGCTGCGGGAAGTCGCCCGTCGGGCAGGCGTCAGCCACGCGGCGCCCTACAAGCACTTTCCGGACAGGACTGCTCTTCTGGTAGAACTCGCCATGATTGGGTTCGATCGACTACGCGAGGCGCTAGTGAAGGCGAAACCGGAAGCCCCCCGATCTCTGCTCGAGGAAATCACTCCGATTTCTCTGGCATATGTCGCGTTCGGAACCGATAACCCGGCCCTATATCGCCTGATGTTCAGCGCGGAGGAGGGGCGGGCCGTAGGAATGCATCTCGATCAAAGGGCGCTCGCTGTATTCGACGTAGTGCTTGACATGCTCGGACGCGGTCAGGCTGCTGGCACCATTCGCAAGCGGCCAGTCAGGGGACAGGCGACCGCCGCATGGGCGCTTATTCACGGCATCACCCTGCTCGCGATCGATGGACTTCTGGTGCCAGAAAAAGTCGGATCGGCGCCGCTGGAGGCAGCCATTGCCACTCTGGTGGATGGGCTGGCAATCCCGCAGCCGAACACTTAG
- a CDS encoding helix-turn-helix transcriptional regulator: MSRSERLLDLLQVLRRHRRPVSGGVLADEIGVSIRTLYRDIASLQAQGAAIEGEPGVGYVLKPGFLLPPLMFPPEEIEALVLGSRWVADRGDDHFRDAARNALARIAAVLPPELRDALEASALLVGPGVKLPVDSVDPALLRKAIRTERKLSLSYSDGAGVASERVVWPFALAFFDQVRLLLGWCELRQDFRSFRTDRIVHAQVLDARYPKRRQTLLKQWRETQGISAPEH; this comes from the coding sequence ATGTCTCGTTCCGAACGCCTCCTCGACCTTCTCCAGGTATTGCGCCGCCACCGCCGGCCGGTCAGCGGCGGGGTGCTGGCCGACGAGATCGGCGTCAGCATCCGCACCCTCTATCGGGATATCGCCAGCCTTCAGGCCCAGGGCGCCGCGATCGAGGGTGAACCCGGCGTCGGTTATGTCCTGAAACCGGGATTTCTGCTACCGCCGCTGATGTTTCCGCCTGAGGAAATCGAAGCGCTCGTGCTCGGCTCCCGATGGGTGGCAGACAGAGGGGACGATCACTTCCGCGATGCAGCGCGCAATGCGCTGGCGCGGATCGCCGCCGTTCTGCCGCCCGAATTGCGCGACGCATTGGAGGCCTCCGCCCTTCTGGTGGGGCCAGGCGTCAAACTCCCTGTCGACTCGGTCGATCCGGCCCTGCTGCGCAAGGCGATCCGCACCGAACGCAAACTTTCGCTGTCCTATAGCGACGGCGCCGGCGTGGCGTCGGAGCGTGTGGTGTGGCCGTTCGCGCTTGCCTTTTTCGACCAGGTGCGCCTCCTCCTCGGCTGGTGCGAACTCCGTCAGGATTTCCGCTCGTTTCGCACGGATCGGATCGTTCATGCGCAAGTGCTCGACGCGCGCTATCCCAAGCGCCGGCAGACGCTGCTGAAACAATGGCGGGAGACCCAGGGAATATCGGCCCCCGAACATTAG
- a CDS encoding glycosyltransferase family protein — protein MTAPRIFFYVQHLLGIGHIARASRIANALVKDGFDVTVVTGGLPVPGFPGEGVKTVALPPVVASNAGFSGLADADGRPAGEEFLNARRDLLLEAFHAARPDVVIIEAFPFGRRQMRFELLPLLAAIDTAEPRPKLLSSVRDILQENRKAGRDAETAALVRAHFDAVLVHGDPGFIRLEDTFPLTAEIADRLRYTGLVAAPPAPEPSETFDIIASAGGGAVGAALIGATKEAAALLPADLRWLLIAGPNLPEADFAALSQDVAPNVTLVRFRKDFPSLLRGAKVSISQAGYNTVGDLLRSQCRAILIPFVAGGETEQTVRAERLQALDLADILPETGLTSGHVKEAVEKALTAAGRGAVSLDLDGAVKTAGIIRAMLTGN, from the coding sequence ATGACGGCACCGCGTATCTTCTTCTACGTCCAGCACCTGCTCGGCATCGGCCACATCGCCCGCGCCAGCCGCATCGCCAACGCCCTTGTCAAGGATGGTTTCGACGTCACCGTGGTCACCGGCGGCCTGCCGGTGCCGGGTTTTCCCGGCGAAGGCGTCAAGACCGTGGCGCTGCCGCCGGTCGTCGCCAGCAATGCCGGTTTCTCCGGCCTCGCCGATGCAGATGGCCGGCCAGCGGGCGAGGAATTCCTCAATGCCCGCCGCGATCTGCTGCTTGAGGCCTTTCATGCCGCCAGGCCCGATGTCGTCATCATCGAAGCCTTCCCCTTCGGCCGGCGGCAGATGCGCTTTGAACTGCTGCCGCTGCTGGCGGCGATCGACACGGCCGAACCGCGGCCGAAGCTCCTCAGTTCGGTGCGCGACATCCTCCAGGAAAACCGCAAGGCCGGCCGCGACGCGGAGACCGCGGCACTGGTCAGGGCGCATTTCGATGCCGTGCTCGTCCACGGCGATCCCGGCTTCATCAGGCTGGAGGACACTTTCCCGCTGACGGCGGAGATTGCCGACAGACTGCGCTACACCGGCCTCGTCGCCGCGCCGCCGGCGCCGGAACCGAGCGAAACCTTCGACATTATCGCATCGGCGGGCGGCGGCGCGGTCGGCGCCGCGCTGATCGGCGCGACGAAAGAGGCGGCAGCCCTGCTGCCGGCCGATCTTCGCTGGCTGCTGATAGCAGGCCCGAACCTGCCGGAGGCCGATTTCGCCGCGCTGTCGCAGGACGTCGCCCCAAACGTGACGCTGGTGCGTTTCCGCAAGGATTTTCCCTCGCTGCTGCGCGGCGCGAAGGTTTCGATCTCGCAGGCCGGCTACAACACGGTCGGCGACCTCCTGCGCAGTCAATGCCGGGCGATCCTCATCCCCTTCGTCGCCGGCGGCGAGACCGAGCAGACGGTGCGCGCCGAACGGCTGCAGGCACTCGATCTCGCCGATATCCTGCCGGAAACGGGACTGACATCAGGCCATGTCAAGGAAGCCGTCGAAAAGGCGCTCACAGCAGCAGGGCGCGGCGCGGTATCGCTCGATCTCGACGGGGCGGTGAAGACCGCCGGCATCATCCGCGCCATGCTGACCGGCAATTGA
- a CDS encoding glycosyltransferase — MPPRRKILVVLKGYPRLSETFIAQELLGLEKAGFDLTLISMRRPTDKKRHPVHDEIKARVVYLPEYLHEEPIRVLKGLIAGFSKPGFKALIKRFLADLPRDISRNRFRRLGQALVLGREWPDGGQWLHAHFIHTPASVTEYASILTGTPWTCSAHAKDIWTSPDWELQEKLGSARWAVTCTRTGYEHMRSLTSRKDAVHLSYHGLDLARFGAFAGERSERTGSDADDPAFILSVGRAVEKKGYDVLLRALALLPADLHWRMDHIGGGEELAKLKALAAELGLSHRIVWKGAMAQEDVLDHYRRADLFALACRIAANGDRDGLPNVLVEASSQRLVCVSTTVSGVPELLKDGENGLVVPPEDPALLAKALEAAIRDPALRKRLGDAAEKRVRDDFDYHSSIRQLSGLFEAEWQKAS, encoded by the coding sequence TTGCCGCCACGCCGCAAGATTCTCGTCGTGCTGAAAGGCTATCCCCGCCTTTCGGAAACCTTCATCGCCCAGGAGCTGCTCGGCTTGGAAAAGGCCGGCTTCGACCTGACGCTGATTTCGATGCGCCGGCCGACCGACAAGAAGCGCCATCCCGTGCATGACGAGATCAAGGCGCGGGTCGTCTACCTGCCGGAATATCTGCACGAGGAGCCGATCCGCGTGCTGAAGGGCCTGATCGCCGGATTCTCCAAACCCGGCTTCAAGGCGCTGATCAAGCGTTTCCTCGCCGACCTGCCACGTGACATCTCCCGCAACCGCTTCCGCCGTCTCGGCCAGGCGCTGGTGCTGGGGCGCGAATGGCCTGATGGCGGGCAATGGCTGCATGCCCATTTCATCCATACGCCGGCTTCGGTGACGGAATATGCCAGCATCCTGACCGGCACACCCTGGACCTGTTCGGCGCATGCCAAGGATATTTGGACGTCGCCCGACTGGGAGCTGCAGGAAAAGCTCGGCAGCGCCCGCTGGGCCGTCACCTGCACCCGGACGGGCTATGAGCACATGCGCAGCCTGACCTCCCGCAAGGACGCGGTGCACCTCAGCTACCACGGTCTTGATCTCGCCCGGTTCGGCGCTTTTGCCGGCGAGCGGTCGGAGAGGACCGGCAGCGACGCCGACGATCCCGCCTTCATTTTGAGCGTCGGCCGCGCCGTCGAGAAGAAGGGCTACGATGTGCTGTTGCGCGCACTCGCCCTGCTGCCCGCCGACCTTCATTGGCGCATGGACCATATCGGCGGCGGCGAGGAGCTTGCGAAGCTGAAGGCATTGGCCGCCGAGCTCGGCCTCTCCCACCGCATCGTCTGGAAGGGCGCCATGGCGCAGGAAGACGTGCTCGATCATTACCGCCGCGCCGACCTCTTCGCGCTGGCCTGCCGGATTGCCGCCAATGGCGACCGCGACGGCCTGCCGAATGTGCTTGTCGAAGCCTCGAGCCAGCGACTGGTCTGTGTTTCCACGACGGTATCCGGCGTGCCGGAACTCTTGAAGGACGGCGAAAACGGCCTGGTCGTGCCGCCGGAAGATCCGGCGCTGCTGGCCAAAGCGCTGGAGGCGGCGATCCGCGACCCGGCCTTGCGCAAGCGCCTCGGCGATGCCGCCGAAAAGCGGGTGCGCGACGATTTCGACTATCACTCCAGCATCCGGCAGCTCAGCGGCCTGTTCGAGGCCGAATGGCAGAAGGCGTCATGA
- a CDS encoding glycosyltransferase family protein: protein MARRLEDARILMYSHDTFGLGHLRRCRAIAHALVEDYRGLNILIISGATIAGAFDYRARVDFVKIPSVIKLRNGEYTSLASHIDLHETLKMRESSIRHTAETFQPDIFIVDKEPMGLKGEVEDTLAYLKARGTVLVLGLREVMDAPHLLEAEWKRNGIMQKIDQYYDSVWVYGPPDFYDPLIGLDVPASLRRKMDFVGFLQRSVSKGKTSINARKDNYLLVTTGGGGDGSDLVHDVMNAYEADPTLTQKALVVLGPYMPAAERAKLVQKGEAIPYIEVIEFDNHMEELIDGATGVVAMGGYNTYCEILSFDKPALIVPRVKPREEQLLRAKRASELGLVDMLLPEQSVDPTIMAEALKRLPSRLPPSKSGSNMHLEGLDHISQTVGRWIDGRASHLSLVAE from the coding sequence ATGGCCAGACGTCTCGAAGATGCGCGCATCCTCATGTACAGCCACGACACCTTCGGCCTCGGCCATCTCAGGCGCTGTCGTGCCATTGCCCATGCGCTGGTCGAGGATTATCGCGGCCTCAACATCCTGATCATTTCGGGTGCGACGATCGCCGGCGCCTTCGATTACCGCGCCCGCGTCGACTTCGTGAAGATCCCGAGCGTCATCAAGCTGCGCAACGGCGAATATACCTCGCTTGCCAGCCATATCGACCTGCACGAGACGCTGAAGATGCGCGAATCGAGCATTCGCCACACGGCCGAAACCTTCCAGCCCGACATTTTCATCGTCGACAAGGAGCCGATGGGGCTGAAGGGCGAGGTCGAGGATACGCTTGCCTATCTCAAGGCCCGCGGCACGGTGCTGGTGCTCGGCCTGCGCGAGGTTATGGACGCGCCGCATCTGCTCGAGGCCGAGTGGAAGCGGAACGGCATCATGCAGAAGATCGACCAATATTACGACAGCGTCTGGGTCTATGGCCCGCCTGACTTCTACGATCCTTTGATCGGTCTCGACGTGCCCGCGAGCCTGCGCCGGAAGATGGATTTCGTCGGCTTCCTGCAGCGCAGCGTCTCCAAGGGCAAGACCTCGATCAACGCCCGCAAGGATAATTACCTGCTGGTCACCACCGGCGGCGGCGGCGACGGTTCCGATCTCGTCCACGACGTGATGAACGCCTATGAGGCCGATCCAACACTGACGCAGAAGGCGCTTGTCGTGCTCGGGCCCTATATGCCGGCCGCCGAGCGCGCCAAGCTGGTGCAGAAGGGCGAAGCCATTCCCTATATCGAGGTGATCGAGTTCGACAACCACATGGAAGAGCTGATCGACGGCGCCACCGGCGTCGTCGCCATGGGCGGCTACAACACCTATTGCGAGATCCTCTCCTTCGACAAGCCGGCCCTCATCGTGCCGCGCGTCAAGCCGCGCGAGGAACAGCTGCTGCGCGCCAAGCGCGCCAGCGAGCTCGGCTTGGTCGACATGCTGCTGCCGGAACAATCGGTTGATCCCACCATCATGGCCGAGGCGCTGAAGCGCCTGCCCTCGCGCCTGCCACCGTCGAAGAGCGGCAGCAATATGCATCTCGAAGGGCTCGACCACATCTCGCAGACGGTCGGCCGATGGATCGACGGCCGCGCCAGCCACCTTTCCCTCGTCGCGGAATAG
- a CDS encoding ABC transporter permease → MSPLPAPGAPLPHYVSTAPFDPLATETMTAAQSRIHLASQKQLMWWKFKQHRLALISGIFLAAVYLMILIVEFLAPYGLHTRNVDFIHAPPQQIHFFDKGNFVGPFVYGRSMTLDLDTLHRVYTDRPNDVQPIRFFCRGDSYKFWGFAASNYHLVCPAIGGQMFLLGTDRLGRDVLSRILYGARISLTIGLIGISISFVLGIVIGGLAGYWGGIFDLIVQRLIEVLQSLPSLPLWMALAAIMPVTWSPIVIYFGITVILGIIDWTGLARAVRSKLLALREEDYVQAAQLMGASTPRIIGRHLVPGFMSHLIASATISIPGMILGETALSFLGLGLRPPITSWGILLTEAKSVSVIAFYPWLLYPIIPVVLVILAFNFLGDGLRDAADPYK, encoded by the coding sequence ATGTCGCCCCTTCCCGCACCCGGCGCGCCGCTTCCCCATTACGTCTCGACCGCGCCTTTCGATCCCTTGGCGACAGAGACCATGACGGCGGCGCAATCGCGCATCCATCTCGCCTCGCAGAAGCAGCTGATGTGGTGGAAGTTCAAGCAGCACCGGCTGGCCTTGATCTCCGGCATCTTTCTTGCCGCCGTCTACCTGATGATCCTGATCGTCGAATTCCTGGCGCCCTATGGCCTGCACACGCGCAATGTCGATTTCATCCACGCGCCGCCGCAGCAAATCCATTTCTTCGACAAGGGCAATTTCGTCGGCCCCTTCGTCTACGGCCGCAGCATGACGCTCGATCTCGACACGCTGCACCGCGTCTATACCGACAGGCCGAACGACGTGCAGCCGATCCGGTTCTTCTGCCGCGGCGATAGCTATAAATTCTGGGGCTTTGCCGCCTCGAATTATCATCTGGTCTGCCCGGCGATCGGCGGCCAGATGTTCCTGCTCGGCACCGACCGGCTCGGCCGCGACGTGCTGTCGCGCATTCTCTACGGCGCGCGGATATCGCTGACGATCGGCCTGATCGGCATTTCGATCAGCTTCGTGCTCGGCATCGTCATCGGCGGGCTTGCCGGCTATTGGGGCGGCATTTTCGATCTGATCGTCCAGCGCCTGATCGAAGTGCTGCAATCGCTGCCGAGCCTGCCGCTCTGGATGGCGCTGGCCGCCATCATGCCGGTGACCTGGAGCCCGATCGTCATCTATTTCGGTATCACCGTCATTCTCGGCATCATCGACTGGACCGGGCTAGCGCGTGCCGTGCGGTCCAAGCTCCTGGCGCTGCGCGAGGAGGATTACGTCCAGGCGGCCCAGCTGATGGGCGCCAGCACGCCGCGCATCATCGGCCGGCACCTGGTGCCGGGCTTCATGTCGCATCTGATTGCCTCGGCGACGATTTCGATCCCCGGCATGATCCTCGGCGAGACCGCGCTCTCCTTCCTCGGCCTCGGCCTTCGCCCGCCGATCACCAGCTGGGGCATTCTGCTGACCGAGGCAAAAAGCGTCAGCGTCATCGCCTTTTATCCTTGGCTGCTCTATCCGATCATTCCTGTTGTTCTTGTCATTTTGGCGTTCAACTTTCTGGGAGACGGCTTGCGTGATGCGGCAGATCCCTACAAATAG
- a CDS encoding ABC transporter permease gives MLRYILWRIAAMVPTLFVISALVFTIIELPPGDFFESQIAELRASGETANLQEIEEMRQQYGFDKPEIVRYFYWVGGMLHGDFGYSFEYQMPVSDVVGERLWLTILVSFTTILLTWLIAFPIGIYSATHQYSWSDYGLTFLGLLGIAIPNFMLALILMYFANIWFGISIGHLMDQQYISAPMSWEKARSILSHLWIPVIIVGTAGTAGMIRRLRANLLDEMQKQYVTTARAKGLHPMRALLKYPLRMALNFFVADIGSILPSIISGAEIVAIVLSLETTGPMLIKALQSQDMYLAGSFLMFLAFLNVIGVLISDIALGFLDPRIRLQGRSTK, from the coding sequence GTGCTCAGATATATTCTCTGGCGCATCGCCGCCATGGTGCCGACGCTCTTCGTCATTTCGGCGCTGGTTTTCACCATCATCGAGCTGCCGCCGGGCGATTTCTTCGAGAGCCAGATCGCCGAGCTGCGCGCCTCCGGCGAGACCGCCAACCTCCAGGAAATCGAGGAGATGCGCCAGCAATACGGCTTCGACAAGCCGGAGATCGTGCGCTATTTCTACTGGGTCGGCGGCATGCTGCACGGCGATTTCGGCTATTCCTTCGAATACCAGATGCCGGTTTCCGACGTAGTCGGCGAGCGCCTGTGGCTGACGATCCTCGTCTCCTTCACGACCATCCTGCTCACCTGGCTGATCGCCTTTCCGATCGGCATCTATTCGGCCACGCACCAGTACAGCTGGAGCGATTACGGGCTGACCTTCCTCGGCCTGCTCGGCATCGCCATCCCGAACTTCATGCTGGCGCTGATCCTGATGTATTTCGCCAATATCTGGTTCGGCATCTCGATCGGCCATCTGATGGACCAGCAATATATCTCGGCGCCGATGAGCTGGGAGAAGGCACGCTCGATCCTCTCCCACCTGTGGATCCCCGTGATCATCGTCGGCACGGCGGGTACGGCCGGCATGATCCGCCGGCTGCGCGCCAACCTGCTCGACGAAATGCAGAAGCAATATGTGACGACGGCGCGCGCCAAGGGCCTGCATCCGATGCGGGCGCTGCTCAAATATCCGCTGCGCATGGCGCTCAACTTCTTCGTCGCCGATATCGGCTCGATCCTGCCGTCGATCATTTCAGGCGCCGAGATCGTCGCGATCGTGCTGTCGCTGGAGACGACCGGGCCGATGCTGATCAAGGCGCTGCAAAGCCAGGACATGTATCTGGCCGGCTCCTTCCTGATGTTTTTGGCCTTCCTCAACGTCATAGGCGTCTTGATCTCCGACATCGCGCTCGGCTTCCTCGATCCCCGCATCCGTCTGCAAGGCAGGAGCACCAAATAA